A genome region from Hevea brasiliensis isolate MT/VB/25A 57/8 chromosome 9, ASM3005281v1, whole genome shotgun sequence includes the following:
- the LOC110673864 gene encoding uncharacterized protein LOC110673864, with amino-acid sequence MKTTREDNNMESEKGAPKRRRVIEHDSPSASPSPQVIDNPLVPYNDADDEEDDERREYSNLSRGGEYGQGVAGNGYQGLEEEEEEEEEEEDDDDDDDGQESNQDKRRSQIEPREDCPYLDTVNRQVLDFDFEKFCSVSLSNLNVYACLVCGKYYQGRGKKSHAYTHSLEAGHHVYINLQTEKVYCLPDGYEIIDPSLDDIRHVLNPRFTRDQVEQLDKNRQWSRALDGSDYLPGMVGLNNIKETDFVNVTIQSLMRVTPLRNFFLIPENYQHCRSPLVHRFGELTRKIWHARNFKGQVSPHEFLQAVMKASKKRFRIGQQSDPVEFMAWLLNTLHADLRTLKKNNSIIYECFQGELEVVKETPSKVITDKKENGDDQNSIQKSTDGGNEHDDVVTETSRMPFLMLGLDLPPPPLFKDVMEKNIIPQVPLFNILKKFDGETVTEVVRPRVARMKYRVTRLPHYLILHMQRFKKNNFFIEKNPTLVNFPVKNLELKDYIPLPMPKENERLRSKYDLIANIVHDGKPKEGFYRVFVQRKSEELWYEMQDLHVSETLPQMVALSEAYVQIYEQQQ; translated from the exons atgaaaacaacaagagAAGATAATAATATGGAGAGTGAGAAAGGTGCCCCAAAGCGGCGGAGAGTGATTGAACATGATTCTCCTTCTGCATCTCCTTCTCCACAAGTCATTGATAACCCACTTGTACCCTACAATGACGCCGATGATGAAGAAGACGATGAAAGAAGAGAATATAGTAACCTTAGTAGAGGAGGGGAATATGGACAAGGTGTAGCAGGGAATGGCTATCAAGGtctggaagaagaagaagaagaagaagaagaagaagaagatgatgatgatgatgatgatggacaAGAATCCAATCAAGACAAGAGGAGGAGCCAAATTGAGCCTCGTGAAGACTGCCCTTATCTTGATACAGTGAATCGTCAG GTGTTGGATTTTGATTTCGAGAAATTTTGCTCAGTCTCTTTATCAAACCTGAATGTATATGCGTGCTTGGTTTGTGGGAAATATTACCAAGGGAGAGGGAAGAAATCCCATGCATACACTCATAGCCTTGAAGCAGGACATCATGTCTACATTAATCTTCAGACTGAGAAAGTTTACTGCCTTCCTGATGGATATGAAATTATTGACCCATCACTGGATGACATACGGCATGTTTTGAACCCAag GTTTACTAGGGATCAGGTTGAACAACTTGACAAAAACAGACAATGGTCCAGGGCACTTGATGGGTCTGATTACCTTCCCGGAATG GTGGGCCTGAATAACATTAAAGAGACTGATTTTGTTAATGTCACTATTCAGTCTCTAATGAGAGTTACACCCTTAAGAAATTTCTTCCTTATCCCTGAAAACTATCAGCATTGCAGATCTCCTCTTGTTCATCGCTTTGGAGAACTCACGCGGAAGATATGGCATGCTAGGAACTTTAAAGGACAG GTGAGCCCGCATGAGTTTCTCCAAGCAGTTATGAAAGCCAGTAAAAAACGGTTTCGCATAGGACAGCAGTCTGATCCTGTGGAGTTCATGGCATGGCTTCTTAATACACTACATGCAGATCTCAGAACTTTAAAGAAAAACAACAGCATCATTTACGAGTGCTTTCAG GGGGAGCTGGAAGTTGTAAAAGAGACTCCTAGCAAAGTTATCACTGATAAGAAGGAAAATGGTGATGACCAGAATAGCATTCAAAAAAGTACTGATGGTGGGAATGAACATGATGATGTTGTCACAGAAACTTCTAGAATGCCATTCTTGATGCTTGGACTAGATTTGCCACCACCACCTCTATTTAAAGATGTGATGGAAAAGAATATAATACCCCAG GTTCCTCTGTTCAATATACTAAAGAAATTTGATGGTGAGACAGTGACTGAAGTTGTCCGCCCCCGTGTAGCCCGGATGAAATACCGAGTCACTAGATTGCCACACTATCTAATACTTCACATGCAACGGTTTAAAAAGAACAACTTCTTTATTGAGAAAAATCCAACCTTAG TCAACTTTCCTGTGAAGAACCTGGAACTGAAGGATTATATACCTTTGCCAATGCCTAAGGAGAATGAGAGATTGCGCTCAAAGTATGATTTGATTGCCAATATTGTTCATGATGGAAAACCCAAGGAGGGATTCTACAGAGTTTTTGTGCAGCGGAAATCAGAGGAGCTATG GTATGAGATGCAGGATTTGCATGTTTCTGAAACTCTGCCTCAAATGGTTGCCCTATCTGAGGCATATGTGCAG